From one Vicinamibacterales bacterium genomic stretch:
- a CDS encoding APC family permease encodes MELRRVLRLRDLVAMNLVAVVSLRWITRAARLGPPSIVLWLLAWAAFFVPLGLAVSALASRFPEQGGIYAWTRRAFGRRHGFLCGWCLWINNLFYFPSLLLFAASNAAVAMNGPAAGGHETRTYSVVFVLVVLWLSTAINVIGLQVSKWVQNLGGIGTWLPAAVLVSFGALVFARFGSATSFAPHALLPASGGWDTLVAWSGICFAFSGFEVTAMVGQEVCQPRRTIPLGIFLGGIGATVIYIAGTASVLGAIPPSMLSERSGIADAIELVAGRIGVEGLGALIAAFVAVGVIAQTNSWVAASARVPFAAAMDDTLPRFFARLHARYRTPHVALLLQAALSSLALVASLFFQIGGSQTTLQDGYDILVNLTILAYFVPYLYLFGALLKLREPATDREQAEVRIPGGRSGLWLVACTGLLSTGISIAVLFVPPAGTGSALNYEVNLIGQTAVLLAIGLLLMRRRK; translated from the coding sequence ATGGAACTTCGACGCGTGCTGCGCCTGCGCGATCTCGTCGCGATGAACCTCGTCGCGGTGGTCTCGCTGAGGTGGATCACGCGCGCGGCGAGGCTCGGCCCGCCGTCGATCGTACTGTGGCTGCTCGCATGGGCCGCGTTCTTCGTCCCGCTCGGATTGGCGGTGAGCGCGCTCGCCAGCCGGTTCCCGGAACAAGGCGGCATCTATGCCTGGACGCGCCGCGCCTTCGGACGGCGTCACGGGTTCCTGTGCGGGTGGTGCCTGTGGATCAACAACCTCTTCTATTTTCCGTCGCTGCTGCTGTTTGCCGCGAGCAATGCAGCGGTCGCCATGAACGGCCCGGCCGCCGGCGGTCACGAGACTCGCACGTACTCAGTGGTCTTCGTTCTTGTCGTCTTGTGGCTCTCGACCGCCATCAACGTCATCGGCTTGCAGGTCTCGAAGTGGGTCCAGAATCTCGGCGGCATCGGAACCTGGCTGCCGGCGGCCGTGCTCGTGTCGTTCGGCGCGCTCGTGTTCGCCAGATTCGGGTCGGCGACGTCGTTTGCGCCACACGCGTTGCTGCCGGCGTCGGGCGGCTGGGACACACTCGTCGCGTGGTCCGGCATCTGCTTCGCGTTCTCGGGGTTCGAAGTCACGGCAATGGTGGGACAGGAGGTGTGCCAGCCCCGGCGCACGATTCCACTCGGCATCTTCCTCGGCGGAATTGGAGCCACGGTCATCTACATCGCCGGCACGGCGTCGGTCCTCGGCGCCATACCGCCGTCCATGCTCTCGGAACGGAGCGGGATTGCCGACGCGATTGAACTCGTGGCCGGCCGCATCGGCGTGGAAGGGCTTGGAGCGCTAATCGCGGCGTTCGTTGCGGTCGGCGTGATTGCGCAGACCAACTCGTGGGTCGCGGCATCCGCGCGCGTCCCGTTCGCGGCGGCGATGGACGATACGCTGCCGCGGTTCTTCGCGCGACTGCACGCACGCTACCGAACGCCGCACGTGGCGCTCCTGCTGCAGGCTGCGCTGTCCAGCCTGGCGCTCGTCGCGAGTCTCTTCTTCCAGATTGGCGGGAGTCAGACGACGCTGCAGGATGGGTACGACATCCTGGTGAACCTGACGATCCTCGCGTACTTCGTCCCGTATCTGTACCTGTTCGGGGCGCTGCTCAAGCTGCGCGAACCTGCGACGGACCGCGAGCAGGCGGAAGTCAGGATCCCGGGCGGACGATCGGGCCTCTGGCTCGTCGCCTGCACCGGGCTCCTGTCCACCGGCATCTCCATCGCCGTGCTGTTCGTGCCGCCTGCGGGAACCGGCAGCGCACTGAACTACGAGGTCAACCTCATCGGCCAGACAGCCGTGCTGCTGGCGATCGGCCTCCTGCTGATGCGGCGCCGGAAGTGA
- a CDS encoding corrinoid protein: MSTEYLAQIVAALVDGDPDAVVEGTRKALAAGAEPLAIIDGGLVPGMRIVGDKYATGEYFLPNLIVSASGMKQAMALLEPELRARRQQIKSAGAVVIGTVRGDIHEIGKSLVATMLSANGFEVHDLGVDVPIESFVETARRTHADIVGLSALLTTTMNGQKAVIEALEQAGLRGQVKVMVGGAPVTDQWAKEIGADGWAQDAVAAVDLATRLVAAM; the protein is encoded by the coding sequence ATGTCGACCGAATACCTTGCGCAGATTGTCGCCGCCCTCGTGGATGGAGACCCGGACGCCGTGGTGGAAGGCACGCGGAAGGCGCTGGCGGCCGGCGCCGAACCGCTGGCGATCATCGATGGCGGCCTCGTGCCTGGCATGCGAATCGTCGGGGACAAGTACGCGACCGGCGAGTACTTCCTGCCGAATCTGATCGTCTCGGCAAGCGGCATGAAGCAGGCGATGGCACTGCTCGAGCCCGAGCTTCGCGCACGCCGCCAGCAGATCAAGTCGGCGGGCGCCGTCGTCATCGGCACCGTGCGTGGCGACATTCACGAGATCGGCAAGTCGCTCGTGGCGACGATGCTGTCGGCGAACGGTTTCGAGGTGCACGACCTCGGCGTGGACGTGCCAATCGAGTCGTTCGTCGAGACGGCCAGGCGCACGCACGCGGACATCGTCGGGCTGTCCGCGCTGTTGACGACGACGATGAACGGACAGAAGGCCGTGATCGAGGCGCTCGAACAGGCCGGTCTCCGCGGGCAGGTGAAGGTCATGGTGGGCGGCGCCCCGGTCACCGACCAATGGGCGAAGGAAATCGGTGCCGACGGCTGGGCACAGGACGCCGTGGCCGCCGTCGACCTCGCCACCCGCCTGGTTGCCGCCATGTGA
- a CDS encoding trimethylamine methyltransferase family protein, translated as MRPTVKMLDEALVDRVIAEGMALLRDPGVRVHNEEARRLLAEAGADVDPQKLVAHIPESLARKALETVAHEFDLYTLDGRPVVHYGGDSVQFDPGSAALAILDPETNQQRVPLTGDFVRLIKLVEQLPQIDAQSTAMVCGDVAPEIGDLYRLYLALNFMRKPIVTGAFRTDTWWTMKEMLVAVAGGEAALAARPIAVFDVCPSPPLLWSNLTCQNLIDCARAGIPAELVSMPLAGATAPVTLAAAVVQHTAECLSGVVIGQLARAGAKIVWGGSPAAFDMREGTTPMGDVGTWMIDCAYAQVGKRLGLPTHAYLGMSDAKVVDAQCGMESAGGTLLAALAGINMVSGAGMMDFESCQSLEKLVIDAEMIGMAKRLIRGIEPREDPIALTLFHKLGHRADYLAEPHTLKWFSKELYLPSSVIDRSTTDGWRRKGAKTTAERAAERVRTLVAAYEPTAVPAGLRAELRAITTTAARKFGMTELPPLPE; from the coding sequence ATGCGACCGACAGTGAAAATGCTGGACGAGGCGCTGGTCGACCGTGTCATCGCGGAAGGTATGGCGCTCTTGCGCGATCCCGGCGTGCGCGTTCACAACGAGGAAGCGCGGCGGCTCCTGGCCGAGGCCGGGGCGGACGTGGACCCGCAGAAGCTCGTCGCCCACATTCCCGAGTCGCTCGCCCGGAAGGCACTCGAGACCGTGGCGCACGAATTCGACCTCTACACGCTCGACGGCCGGCCGGTCGTGCACTACGGCGGCGATTCGGTGCAGTTCGATCCTGGTTCGGCAGCGCTCGCCATCCTCGACCCCGAGACGAACCAGCAGCGCGTGCCACTGACCGGCGATTTCGTACGGCTCATCAAGCTCGTGGAGCAGTTGCCCCAGATCGACGCGCAGAGCACGGCGATGGTGTGCGGTGACGTGGCGCCCGAGATTGGCGACCTCTACCGTCTCTACCTGGCGCTGAACTTCATGCGCAAGCCGATCGTCACCGGGGCCTTCCGCACCGACACGTGGTGGACGATGAAGGAGATGCTGGTCGCCGTGGCTGGCGGCGAGGCTGCGCTGGCCGCACGGCCGATCGCCGTTTTCGATGTCTGCCCATCGCCGCCGCTGCTCTGGAGCAACCTGACCTGCCAGAACCTGATCGACTGCGCGAGGGCCGGCATTCCCGCAGAACTCGTGTCGATGCCCCTCGCGGGTGCCACCGCGCCGGTGACACTTGCGGCGGCTGTCGTCCAGCACACGGCCGAGTGTCTGAGCGGCGTCGTCATCGGCCAGCTCGCGCGGGCGGGGGCGAAGATCGTCTGGGGCGGCTCACCGGCGGCGTTCGACATGCGCGAGGGAACGACGCCGATGGGCGACGTGGGGACGTGGATGATCGACTGCGCCTATGCGCAGGTCGGCAAGCGCCTGGGCCTGCCGACGCACGCCTACCTCGGCATGAGCGACGCCAAGGTGGTCGATGCGCAGTGCGGCATGGAGTCCGCCGGCGGAACGCTGCTCGCCGCCCTGGCGGGGATCAACATGGTGTCCGGTGCCGGCATGATGGATTTCGAGAGCTGTCAGAGCCTCGAGAAACTCGTCATCGATGCCGAGATGATCGGGATGGCCAAGCGCCTCATCCGAGGCATCGAGCCGCGCGAGGATCCGATCGCCCTGACGCTGTTCCACAAGTTGGGCCACCGCGCCGACTATCTCGCTGAACCGCACACGCTGAAGTGGTTCAGCAAGGAGCTGTATCTCCCGTCGTCGGTCATCGACCGGTCGACGACCGACGGCTGGCGGCGCAAGGGTGCGAAGACCACCGCGGAGCGGGCGGCGGAGCGGGTGCGCACGCTCGTGGCGGCGTACGAGCCGACCGCGGTTCCGGCCGGGCTCCGCGCCGAACTCCGCGCCATCACGACCACGGCCGCGCGCAAGTTCGGCATGACCGAACTCCCGCCGCTGCCCGAGTAG
- a CDS encoding molybdopterin-dependent oxidoreductase produces MPSPTNLKRDRTIETACPLDCPDGCSLSVATSEGRVVTIDGSRRNPVTDGYICAKVRRFGDRVQSPVRLRHPAVRIGPKGNAAFSRITWDEAIDLVATRLREVRDRWGGEAILPFSYGGSNGLLTQDTTDARLFRRLGASRLARKVCAAPTGAASQALYGKMPSVSYQDYRHAKLIVLWGANPSISGIHLVPYIQEARKQGAKLVVIDPRVTTLARQADLHLPVKPGSDLAVALAVHRHLFESGAADQTFLDAHATGARALRERASEWTFARAAEVAGIQASTIEEFATLYAATSPALVRCGWGLERNRNGGSAAAAVLALPSVAGKFGVRGGGFAMSNSSAWLFTHDWVGVEEPDTRVINMNHLGRALAEETSPPVKLLFVYNCNPAVTMPDQNRVLAGLAREDLFTVVFDQVTTDTAAYADVVLPATTFLEHYDLHIAYGPISLQMVQPVIDTVGEARANPEVFGQLLSAVDSSGATEGGELETLLQVMNGLPDQVGDDLRNDRRPEPAFGPTPVQFVDVYPRTTDAKAHLFPEELERESSVGLYRYLPDPATERFPLALISPASDRTISSTLGELPRPDVAIVMHPIDSHARGLEEGASVRAFNDLGEVHCKLSIEPTIRPGTVVLAKGLWRSSTANRSTATALAPDTLTDIGAGACFNDARVQVERIVN; encoded by the coding sequence ATGCCGTCTCCGACAAATCTCAAGCGCGACCGCACGATTGAAACGGCCTGTCCGTTGGACTGCCCGGACGGGTGCAGCCTGTCAGTCGCCACGAGCGAGGGCCGCGTGGTGACGATCGATGGATCACGTCGCAACCCTGTGACCGATGGCTACATCTGCGCCAAGGTCCGCCGCTTCGGCGACCGCGTCCAGAGCCCGGTGCGCCTGCGCCACCCGGCGGTGCGCATCGGACCGAAGGGCAACGCGGCCTTCTCGCGAATCACGTGGGACGAGGCGATCGACCTCGTCGCGACGCGACTGCGCGAGGTGCGCGACCGCTGGGGAGGCGAGGCCATCCTGCCGTTCTCGTACGGAGGGTCCAACGGCCTGCTCACACAAGACACGACCGACGCGCGGTTGTTCCGCCGGCTCGGAGCCTCACGTCTCGCGAGAAAGGTCTGCGCCGCGCCGACCGGAGCCGCATCGCAGGCCCTCTACGGCAAGATGCCGTCGGTGAGCTACCAGGACTATCGGCACGCGAAGCTGATCGTGCTGTGGGGCGCGAACCCTTCGATCAGCGGCATCCACCTCGTGCCCTACATCCAGGAGGCCCGAAAGCAGGGAGCGAAGCTCGTCGTGATCGACCCACGGGTCACAACCCTCGCACGTCAGGCTGACCTGCACCTGCCCGTCAAACCGGGCAGTGACCTCGCGGTGGCACTGGCCGTCCATCGGCATCTCTTCGAGAGCGGCGCCGCCGATCAGACCTTCCTCGACGCGCATGCGACTGGCGCTCGAGCGCTGCGTGAACGGGCCAGCGAGTGGACGTTCGCGCGCGCGGCGGAAGTCGCGGGCATCCAGGCGTCCACAATCGAGGAGTTCGCCACGCTGTATGCCGCAACGAGCCCGGCGCTCGTGCGGTGCGGCTGGGGGCTCGAGCGCAATCGCAACGGCGGCAGCGCGGCCGCTGCTGTGCTGGCGCTCCCCTCGGTGGCGGGAAAGTTCGGCGTTCGCGGCGGTGGATTCGCGATGAGCAATTCCTCCGCCTGGCTGTTCACTCACGACTGGGTGGGTGTCGAGGAGCCCGACACGCGGGTCATCAACATGAACCACCTCGGCCGGGCATTGGCCGAGGAGACGTCACCACCGGTCAAGCTCCTGTTCGTCTACAACTGCAACCCGGCGGTCACGATGCCGGATCAGAATCGCGTGTTGGCGGGTCTGGCGCGCGAGGATCTGTTCACGGTGGTCTTCGACCAGGTAACGACCGACACGGCAGCCTATGCGGATGTGGTGCTGCCCGCAACGACGTTCCTCGAGCACTACGACCTGCACATCGCCTACGGACCGATCAGTCTGCAGATGGTGCAGCCCGTCATCGACACCGTTGGCGAGGCGCGAGCCAACCCGGAGGTGTTCGGCCAACTGCTGTCGGCCGTGGACAGTAGCGGAGCCACGGAGGGCGGGGAACTCGAGACGTTGCTGCAGGTGATGAACGGTCTGCCAGACCAGGTGGGCGACGACCTCAGGAACGACAGGCGACCCGAACCTGCGTTCGGACCCACTCCCGTGCAGTTCGTGGACGTCTACCCGCGCACGACGGATGCCAAAGCACACCTGTTCCCGGAGGAACTGGAACGGGAATCGTCTGTCGGGTTGTACCGGTATCTGCCCGACCCGGCGACCGAGCGATTCCCGTTGGCCTTGATCTCTCCTGCCAGCGACCGAACCATCAGCTCAACGCTGGGCGAGTTGCCGCGGCCGGACGTGGCAATCGTCATGCACCCGATCGACTCGCATGCCCGGGGGCTGGAGGAAGGCGCGAGCGTCCGCGCCTTCAACGACTTGGGCGAGGTGCACTGCAAGCTCTCCATCGAACCGACCATTCGCCCGGGCACGGTCGTCCTGGCCAAAGGACTCTGGCGGTCGAGCACGGCGAATCGCTCGACCGCAACCGCGCTCGCCCCGGACACGCTGACCGACATCGGCGCGGGTGCGTGTTTCAACGACGCCCGTGTCCAGGTGGAGCGGATCGTCAACTGA